A DNA window from Rhodococcus sp. Z13 contains the following coding sequences:
- the gltB gene encoding glutamate synthase large subunit, whose product MTHLPGPRGLYHPANEHDSCGVAFVVDMHGRRSRDIVEKAITALVNLEHRGAAGAEQNTGDGAGILIQIPDAYFREVVDFDLPAEGAYATGIAFLPKGEEAAAEAAAEVDRIVQEEGLEVLGWREVPVDDSDLGSMAKDAMPTFRQIFIASGARALTGLELERRAYVVRKRTEHELGHHGAGEDGPGSETVYFPSLSASTIVYKGMLTTPQLKGFYRDLQDERVVSALGLVHSRFSTNTFPSWPLAHPFRRVAHNGEINTVTGNANWMRAREALIDTEVFGGREKLEKIFPVCTPGASDTARFDEVLELLHLGGRSLPHAVLMMIPEAWERHESMDPARRAFYEYHAALMEPWDGPASVCFTDGTVIGAVLDRNGLRPSRAWVTDDGLVVMASEVGVLDIPAEKIVSKRRLQPGRMFLVDTSKGRIVEDEEIKRELASEHPYEEWVANGVTRLEDLPESKYTYMSHERVVLRQQVFGYTREEVDLLVKPMAASGAEALGSMGTDTPIAVLSSRPRQLFDFFSQLFAQVTNPPLDAIREEIVTSMGTMLGPEGDLLNPTEASCRQILVSAPVIDNDDLQKLIHVNDEKQFPGFNSVIIRGLYPVAEGGEGLRRALESIRAQVSQAIEKGARLIVLSDRESDEKLAPIPSLLLTSAVHHHLVREKTRTKVGLLVEAGDAREVHHIAALCGFGAAVVNPYMAFESIDELLQNGDLPEGMTLEKAIANYIKAASKGVLKVMSKMGISTLASYTGAQLFQVIGLSQELVDEYFTGLQSQLGGVGLDEIAADVAARHRIAFLDRASERAHRELEVGGEYQWRREGEYHLFNPDTVFKLQHSTRTGQYKIFKEYTKLVDDQSERLASLRGLFEFKKGVRPPVPIEEVEPATEIVKRFSTGAMSYGSISAEAHETLAIAMNRLGARSNSGEGGEHPARFTPDENGDWRRSAIKQVASGRFGVTAHYLSNCTDIQIKMAQGAKPGEGGQLPPHKVYPWVAEVRGSTPGVGLISPPPHHDIYSIEDLAQLIHDLKNANPKARIHVKLVSELGVGTVAAGVSKAHADVVLISGHDGGTGASPLTSLKHAGAPWEIGLAETQQTLMLNGLRDRIVVQVDGQMKTGRDVMVAALLGAEEFGFATAPLVVSGCIMMRVCHLDTCPVGVATQNPVLRKRFTGKPEFVENFMLFIAEEVREYLAELGFRSLDEAIGQVEYLDTRKAVEHYRASKLDLSPLLEKVTSPLFTEQDYYCTKEQYHALDKALDNELIAKAQPALESGTPVAFDTPVTNVNRTVGTMLGHELTKKYGAEGLPDDTIDITFTGSAGNSFGAFVPRGITMRLNGDANDFVGKGLSGGRIIVRPPLNASEGFVAEDNIIAGNVVLFGATAGEALIRGVAGERFAVRNSGATAVVEGVGDHGCEYMTGGKVVILGKTGRNFGAGMSGGVAFVYNPDKDFENNLNTELVDLEDLEGEDFAWLKGAIERHRDETGSEVAARILADWSQQVSHFAKVMPRDYKKVLMAIKDATIRGANVDEAIMEAARG is encoded by the coding sequence ATGACTCATCTCCCCGGGCCTCGAGGGCTCTATCATCCCGCGAACGAGCACGACTCCTGTGGTGTCGCGTTCGTCGTCGACATGCACGGTCGCCGCAGCCGGGACATCGTCGAGAAGGCAATCACCGCCCTTGTCAATCTCGAGCATCGCGGCGCCGCCGGCGCGGAGCAGAACACCGGCGACGGCGCCGGCATCCTGATCCAGATCCCGGACGCCTACTTCCGCGAGGTCGTCGACTTCGACCTGCCCGCCGAGGGCGCCTACGCGACCGGCATCGCCTTCCTGCCCAAGGGCGAGGAAGCCGCCGCCGAGGCCGCCGCCGAGGTCGACCGCATCGTCCAGGAGGAAGGCCTCGAGGTCCTCGGCTGGCGCGAGGTGCCGGTCGACGACTCCGATCTGGGCTCCATGGCCAAGGACGCCATGCCCACTTTCCGTCAGATCTTCATCGCGTCGGGTGCCCGCGCCCTGACCGGTCTCGAGCTCGAGCGCCGCGCGTACGTCGTGCGCAAGCGCACCGAGCACGAGCTCGGCCACCACGGTGCCGGCGAGGACGGCCCCGGCAGCGAGACGGTCTACTTCCCGTCGCTGTCGGCGTCGACCATCGTCTACAAGGGCATGCTCACCACGCCGCAGCTCAAGGGCTTCTACCGCGACCTGCAGGACGAGCGTGTCGTGTCGGCCCTCGGCCTGGTGCACTCGCGCTTCTCCACCAACACGTTCCCGTCGTGGCCGCTGGCGCATCCCTTCCGCCGCGTCGCGCACAACGGTGAGATCAACACCGTCACCGGCAACGCCAACTGGATGCGGGCCCGCGAGGCGCTCATCGACACCGAGGTCTTCGGCGGTCGCGAGAAGCTCGAGAAGATCTTCCCCGTCTGCACGCCGGGCGCTTCGGACACCGCGCGCTTCGACGAGGTGCTCGAACTGCTGCACCTCGGCGGCCGCAGCCTGCCGCACGCCGTGCTCATGATGATCCCCGAGGCGTGGGAGCGGCACGAGTCGATGGACCCGGCCCGCCGCGCGTTCTACGAGTACCACGCGGCCCTCATGGAGCCCTGGGACGGACCGGCCTCGGTGTGCTTCACCGACGGCACCGTCATCGGCGCCGTGCTCGACCGCAACGGTCTGCGTCCCTCGCGTGCCTGGGTCACCGACGACGGTCTCGTCGTCATGGCCTCCGAGGTCGGCGTGCTCGACATCCCCGCCGAGAAGATCGTCAGCAAGCGTCGCCTGCAGCCGGGCCGCATGTTCCTGGTCGACACCTCGAAGGGCCGCATCGTCGAGGACGAGGAGATCAAGCGCGAGCTGGCCTCCGAGCACCCCTACGAGGAGTGGGTCGCCAACGGTGTCACCCGCCTCGAGGACCTGCCCGAGAGCAAGTACACCTACATGTCGCACGAGCGCGTCGTGCTGCGTCAGCAGGTCTTCGGCTACACCCGTGAAGAGGTCGACCTGCTCGTCAAGCCGATGGCGGCCTCCGGCGCCGAGGCGCTCGGCTCGATGGGTACCGACACCCCCATCGCCGTGCTGTCCTCGCGTCCGCGTCAGCTGTTCGACTTCTTCTCGCAGCTGTTCGCACAGGTGACGAACCCGCCGCTGGACGCGATCCGCGAGGAGATCGTCACGAGCATGGGCACCATGCTCGGCCCCGAGGGCGACCTGCTGAACCCGACCGAGGCGTCGTGCCGGCAGATCCTCGTTTCCGCGCCGGTCATCGACAACGACGACCTGCAGAAGCTCATCCACGTCAACGACGAGAAGCAGTTCCCGGGTTTCAACAGCGTCATCATCCGTGGCCTGTACCCGGTCGCCGAGGGCGGCGAGGGTCTGCGCCGGGCGCTCGAGTCGATCCGCGCCCAGGTCTCGCAGGCCATCGAGAAGGGCGCACGCCTGATCGTGCTGTCCGACCGCGAGTCCGACGAGAAGCTGGCGCCGATTCCGTCGCTGCTGCTCACCTCCGCGGTGCACCACCACCTCGTCCGCGAGAAGACCCGCACCAAGGTGGGTCTGCTCGTCGAGGCAGGCGACGCCCGCGAGGTCCATCACATCGCCGCCCTGTGCGGTTTCGGTGCGGCCGTGGTCAACCCGTACATGGCGTTCGAGAGCATCGACGAGCTGCTGCAGAACGGCGACCTGCCCGAGGGCATGACCCTCGAGAAGGCCATCGCCAACTACATCAAGGCGGCCTCGAAGGGCGTGCTCAAGGTGATGTCCAAGATGGGCATCTCCACCCTCGCCTCCTACACCGGCGCCCAGCTGTTCCAGGTCATCGGCCTGTCGCAGGAACTCGTCGACGAGTACTTCACCGGCCTGCAGTCGCAGCTCGGCGGCGTCGGCCTCGACGAGATCGCCGCGGACGTCGCGGCGCGGCACCGCATCGCCTTCCTCGACCGTGCCTCCGAGCGCGCGCACCGCGAGCTCGAGGTCGGTGGCGAGTACCAGTGGCGTCGTGAGGGCGAGTACCACCTGTTCAACCCGGACACGGTGTTCAAGCTCCAGCACTCCACTCGCACGGGCCAGTACAAGATCTTCAAGGAGTACACCAAGCTCGTCGACGACCAGTCGGAGCGGCTCGCGTCGCTGCGCGGTCTGTTCGAGTTCAAGAAGGGTGTGCGCCCGCCGGTCCCGATCGAGGAGGTCGAGCCGGCCACCGAGATCGTCAAGCGGTTCTCCACCGGCGCGATGAGCTACGGTTCGATCTCGGCCGAGGCCCACGAGACCCTCGCGATCGCGATGAACCGTCTCGGTGCCCGCTCCAACTCCGGTGAGGGCGGCGAGCATCCCGCCCGCTTCACCCCGGACGAGAACGGCGACTGGCGGCGTTCGGCGATCAAGCAGGTCGCCTCGGGCCGCTTCGGTGTGACCGCGCACTACCTGAGCAATTGCACCGACATCCAGATCAAGATGGCGCAGGGTGCCAAGCCGGGTGAGGGCGGCCAGCTGCCGCCGCACAAGGTGTACCCGTGGGTCGCCGAGGTCCGTGGTTCGACGCCGGGCGTCGGCCTGATCTCGCCGCCGCCGCACCACGACATCTACTCGATCGAAGATCTGGCGCAGCTGATCCACGACCTGAAGAACGCCAACCCGAAGGCCCGCATCCACGTGAAGCTGGTCTCCGAGCTCGGCGTCGGCACGGTCGCGGCCGGTGTGTCCAAGGCCCACGCGGACGTCGTGCTCATCTCGGGCCACGACGGTGGCACCGGTGCCTCGCCGCTGACCTCCCTCAAGCACGCGGGTGCCCCCTGGGAGATCGGCCTGGCCGAGACCCAGCAGACCCTCATGCTCAACGGTCTGCGCGACCGCATCGTCGTGCAGGTCGACGGCCAGATGAAGACCGGCCGCGACGTGATGGTCGCCGCGCTTCTCGGTGCCGAGGAGTTCGGTTTCGCCACCGCCCCGCTGGTGGTCTCGGGCTGCATCATGATGCGCGTGTGTCATCTCGACACCTGCCCCGTGGGTGTCGCGACGCAGAATCCCGTGCTGCGCAAGCGATTCACCGGCAAGCCGGAGTTCGTCGAGAACTTCATGCTCTTCATCGCCGAAGAGGTGCGCGAGTACCTCGCCGAGCTCGGTTTCCGCAGCCTCGACGAGGCCATCGGCCAGGTGGAGTACCTCGACACCCGTAAGGCCGTCGAGCACTACCGCGCGTCGAAGCTCGACCTGTCGCCGCTGCTCGAGAAGGTCACCTCGCCTCTGTTCACGGAGCAGGACTACTACTGCACCAAGGAGCAGTACCACGCTCTCGACAAGGCGCTGGACAACGAGCTGATCGCCAAGGCGCAGCCGGCCCTCGAGTCGGGTACGCCGGTCGCGTTCGACACGCCGGTCACCAACGTCAACCGCACCGTCGGCACGATGCTCGGTCACGAGCTCACCAAGAAGTACGGTGCGGAAGGCCTGCCGGACGACACGATCGACATCACGTTCACCGGGTCCGCCGGTAACAGCTTCGGTGCGTTCGTCCCGCGCGGCATCACGATGCGGCTCAACGGCGACGCGAACGACTTCGTCGGCAAGGGCCTGTCGGGTGGCCGCATCATCGTGCGCCCGCCGTTGAACGCGTCCGAGGGCTTCGTCGCCGAGGACAACATCATCGCGGGCAACGTCGTCCTGTTCGGTGCCACCGCCGGCGAGGCCCTCATCCGCGGTGTGGCGGGTGAACGGTTCGCCGTCCGCAACTCCGGAGCCACGGCCGTCGTCGAAGGTGTCGGCGACCACGGCTGCGAGTACATGACCGGTGGCAAGGTCGTCATCCTCGGCAAGACCGGCCGCAACTTCGGTGCGGGTATGTCCGGTGGTGTCGCGTTCGTGTACAACCCGGACAAGGACTTCGAGAACAACCTCAATACCGAGCTGGTCGATCTCGAGGACCTCGAGGGCGAGGACTTCGCGTGGCTCAAGGGAGCCATCGAACGGCATCGTGACGAAACGGGCTCCGAGGTCGCAGCCCGCATCCTGGCCGACTGGTCACAACAGGTCAGCCATTTCGCGAAGGTCATGCCTCGCGATTACAAGAAGGTACTCATGGCTATCAAGGACGCCACCATTCGTGGTGCGAACGTGGACGAGGCGATCATGGAGGCTGCTCGTGGGTGA
- a CDS encoding glutamate synthase subunit beta: protein MGDPTGFLKHGSRETPVRRPVPLRLLDWKEVYEPFPLETLQTQASRCMDCGIPFCHNGCPLGNLIPEWNDLAYKGKWEDGIERLHATNNFPEFTGRLCPAPCEASCVLGINQDPVTIKQVEVELIEKAFDEGRVKPVPPSKSTGRKVAVVGSGPAGLAAAQQLTRAGHSVTVFERADRIGGLLRYGIPEFKMEKRFIDRRLAQMEAEGTVFRPGVNVGVDITADELREQFDAVVLAGGATVPRDLPIPGRELDGIHQAMEFLPIANRVQLGDLPAPTITAEGKKVVIIGGGDTGADCLGTSHRQGAVSVHQFEIMPRPPEQRAESTPWPTYPLMYRVSSAHEEGGERVFSVNTEQFLGENGKVTGLRAHEVKFVDGRFEKVEGTDFELEADLVLLAMGFTGAQKEGLLDDLGVEFDQRGNVARSKDWATSVDGVFVAGDMGRGQSLIVWAIAEGRACAAAVDRYLEGETALPAPIATTSAPQR from the coding sequence GTGGGTGATCCGACCGGTTTCCTCAAGCACGGTTCCCGCGAGACCCCGGTTCGCCGGCCCGTCCCGCTGCGGCTGCTCGATTGGAAGGAGGTTTACGAGCCGTTCCCGCTCGAGACCCTCCAGACCCAGGCGAGCCGCTGCATGGACTGCGGTATCCCCTTCTGCCACAACGGTTGCCCGCTCGGAAACCTGATCCCCGAGTGGAACGACCTGGCCTACAAGGGCAAGTGGGAGGACGGCATCGAGCGTCTCCACGCGACCAACAACTTCCCGGAGTTCACCGGCCGGCTGTGCCCGGCGCCCTGCGAGGCGTCGTGCGTCCTCGGCATCAACCAGGATCCGGTGACCATCAAGCAGGTCGAGGTCGAGCTGATCGAGAAGGCCTTCGACGAGGGCCGCGTCAAGCCGGTTCCGCCGTCGAAGTCCACCGGTCGCAAGGTCGCGGTCGTCGGCTCGGGCCCCGCGGGTCTCGCTGCGGCACAGCAGCTCACACGCGCCGGCCACTCGGTGACGGTGTTCGAGCGGGCCGACCGCATCGGTGGTCTGCTCCGCTACGGCATCCCCGAGTTCAAGATGGAGAAGCGCTTCATCGATCGCCGTCTCGCGCAGATGGAGGCCGAGGGAACCGTCTTCCGCCCGGGCGTGAACGTGGGTGTGGACATCACCGCCGACGAGCTGCGCGAGCAGTTCGACGCCGTGGTCCTCGCCGGTGGTGCGACGGTTCCGCGTGATCTGCCGATCCCGGGCCGCGAACTCGACGGCATCCACCAGGCCATGGAGTTCCTGCCGATCGCCAATCGCGTGCAGCTCGGCGACCTGCCGGCCCCGACCATCACGGCCGAGGGCAAGAAGGTCGTCATCATCGGCGGCGGCGACACCGGTGCCGACTGTCTGGGCACCTCGCACCGCCAGGGTGCGGTGAGCGTCCACCAGTTCGAGATCATGCCGCGTCCGCCGGAGCAGCGCGCCGAGTCCACCCCGTGGCCGACCTACCCGCTCATGTACCGGGTCTCGTCGGCGCACGAGGAGGGTGGCGAGCGGGTCTTCTCCGTCAACACCGAGCAGTTCCTCGGCGAGAACGGCAAGGTCACCGGTCTGCGCGCCCACGAGGTGAAGTTCGTCGACGGCCGCTTCGAGAAGGTCGAGGGCACCGACTTCGAGCTCGAGGCCGACCTGGTGCTGCTGGCCATGGGCTTCACCGGAGCCCAGAAGGAAGGCCTGCTCGACGATCTGGGAGTCGAGTTCGATCAGCGCGGCAACGTCGCCCGCTCGAAGGACTGGGCCACCAGCGTCGACGGTGTCTTCGTCGCCGGCGACATGGGCCGCGGCCAGTCGCTCATCGTCTGGGCGATCGCGGAGGGCCGTGCGTGCGCGGCCGCCGTGGACCGTTACCTCGAGGGTGAGACGGCGCTGCCGGCGCCGATCGCCACCACCTCTGCGCCGCAGCGCTGA
- a CDS encoding NAD(P)H-dependent flavin oxidoreductase: MTVTSRPDRTALLAGLRLPVVAAPMFLISGPDLVIAAAASGIVGAFPTPNCRTTAELDTWMGTISDGLASAGAPAAPWAVNLVTHRTNARLADDLRLVAEYRPPVVITALGSPEPVMDTVKGYGGLVLADVASVRLAHKAAGFGVDGLACISAGAGGHTGHLSPFAFVSSVRRFFDGIVVIGGGIGDGWGVAGAVAAGADLVYMGTRFLATAESMAPPEYKRMVVEHGPDDLVVSAGITGTPASWLRPSLIANGLDPEALTAPATRDYDATKSVQGRWKDVWAAGQGLGLIDGIGTVAEVVEELVAEYDAARARFTGLPGIRMPSGS; the protein is encoded by the coding sequence GTGACCGTCACGTCCCGACCCGACCGTACGGCCCTGCTCGCGGGGCTCCGGCTGCCGGTCGTCGCGGCACCGATGTTCCTGATCTCCGGTCCCGATCTCGTGATCGCCGCCGCCGCATCGGGAATCGTGGGAGCGTTCCCGACACCGAACTGCCGGACGACCGCGGAACTCGACACGTGGATGGGCACGATCTCGGACGGGCTCGCCTCCGCGGGCGCACCCGCGGCCCCGTGGGCGGTGAATCTCGTGACCCACCGCACCAACGCCCGTCTCGCCGACGATCTCCGACTGGTCGCGGAATACCGCCCGCCCGTGGTCATCACGGCTCTCGGTTCCCCGGAGCCGGTCATGGACACGGTCAAGGGGTACGGCGGCCTGGTGCTGGCGGACGTGGCGTCGGTGCGTCTCGCCCACAAGGCCGCCGGGTTCGGTGTCGACGGGCTGGCCTGCATCTCGGCCGGGGCCGGCGGGCACACCGGTCACCTGTCCCCGTTCGCGTTCGTCTCGTCGGTGCGCAGGTTCTTCGACGGGATCGTCGTGATCGGCGGCGGGATCGGGGACGGCTGGGGTGTGGCCGGTGCCGTGGCGGCCGGAGCGGATCTCGTCTACATGGGTACCCGGTTCCTCGCCACCGCGGAGAGCATGGCGCCGCCGGAGTACAAGCGGATGGTCGTCGAGCACGGGCCCGACGATCTGGTGGTGAGCGCGGGGATCACGGGAACGCCCGCCTCCTGGCTGCGGCCGAGCCTGATCGCCAACGGCCTCGATCCGGAGGCTCTCACGGCCCCGGCGACCCGCGACTACGACGCCACGAAGAGCGTGCAGGGCCGGTGGAAGGACGTCTGGGCGGCGGGCCAGGGCCTGGGTCTCATCGACGGGATCGGGACGGTCGCCGAGGTCGTCGAGGAGCTGGTCGCCGAGTACGACGCCGCGCGGGCACGCTTCACCGGCCTGCCCGGGATACGGATGCCCTCCGGAAGTTGA